The genomic interval CTcgcctccacctcttgttcacctccgggcgagagttctgccacgAAATCCGCGTATACTTGCCCcttgatggatcctctgggctcatactggatgtcgaattctgataactccaccgcccagcgcaccatccttccagttacgtcaggcttctgcagcaccttctgtatagggaggtttgtcatcactaccaccgtaaagctgtggaagtaatgacgaagcctcctggctgaaaacaccaccgccaatgctgccttctccaacgcctggtatctcgtctccgcgccttgtaaagccttgcttacgaaatagatgggcttttgaatctggtcctgctcctggaccaacaCTGAGCTGATAGCTCGCTCTGTCACTGTgaagtacagccggaggggTACATCCGccaccggtttgcagaggactggtggcgtcgccaggtattccTACAACTTGAtaaaagccgcttcgcattcgtcagtccatgcgaaacgactatttctcttgaggcactggaaatatgggtgccccttctctcctccggcagaaacaaaccttgagagcgccgccatccgccccgtcaactgctgcacttccttcactgacgtcaggcttcgcatggcgataattgctgcgcatttgtcggggttcgcctctatccccctctccgtgagcatgaaacctaggaatttaccggcctctaccccgaagacgcacttctcggggtttagtttgaggcggtacttggacatagtgacgaacaactcctctaggtccGCCACGTGTTGTGTCCTGTCCTTCGACGccactaccatatcatccacgtaggtGTACACATTCCTTCCTAACATgggcgctaggaccttgtccatcagcctttggtaggtggcgcccgcgtttttcagcccgaaaggcattaccttataacagtaactgcaagtctctgtcatgaatgcGGTTTTGCTCTCGActctcgggtgcattttgatctggttgtaccccgagaatgcatccaggaagcttagcaccttgcagccggatgcactatccaccaacgcgtcgatactgggcagtgggtacgagtccttcgggcacgccttatttaagtccgtgaagtccacgcacatcctccactttccattcgccttctttACTAGGACGACGttagctagccactcagggtattgggtctccctgatgtggctagcactcagcagcttctgcgtttcctCCCTTACCACCATctgcctctcttcgttgaacttcctccttctttggcggacggggcggaccgtggcgtccatgctgaggtgatgacataggaaatcagggtcgatgccgggcatatccgaggcagaccatgcgaaagcatccaagtggcgtgaaatcaccccTGCCACCCCCTCCTGCTCTTCCTGGCTCAGCAAACGCcctagcttaaacgttttgccgccaatctccctctccacggcaTTAGCCGCCTGTTGATCCCTGTtatcatcctcgacgggcgccgcctcttccacgggcgctacgtcgtcagggccttcctccatgggTGTATCttcttcgggcatcgccctcacGGGCATGGCCTCGTTAGGCGTtaacccagcgggcgtcgcctcaatcatcgtcgtgtctgcacttggcggacgctcatacaccatgaacacgcctctcttcgttttaggctgttctcatattttctcgcctcctcctggtccgacttgatgactatcaccttgccactgaggtccggcagcttcatcttcatatggcgcgtggaggccactgcattcagcctattcaacgccggcctgcccaacaagacgttgtaggcggagttggcgtttacgaccaagtaccggatgctttcggtacgcgaggcctctccatctgtgaacgttgtcctcagctccaagtagcctCAGACTTCCACTTGGTtatctgcaaacccatataggcaccctgtaTAGGGCCTCAGgaggtcgggagacaaccgcaacttgttgaacgtcgaccagaacatgacgtccgccgaacttccctggtcaACTAGGACCCTGTGCACTTTTCTTCCAGCCGTgtcaaccgaaatgaccacggggtcattgtcgtgcgacACGACATCTCGCAGATCcgccctcgtgaacacgaggtctgactcccacggatCATTTGAGATTCTCTCCTCaatcgagttgacccccctcgcgtatttctttcgctgggaggcggtgggtcctccgccggaaaaacctccagctatggtgtggacctcgccgagaaccggcgtctcgtgtgcttgttcttctGCTGGCGACGGCAGGGCGGCGATCGTG from Phaseolus vulgaris cultivar G19833 chromosome 1, P. vulgaris v2.0, whole genome shotgun sequence carries:
- the LOC137815704 gene encoding uncharacterized protein, giving the protein MTGRKKPEGRRPYEARKPQPRGPAGGDRPARERARPARYNFVVELKDLIAMPNIAERLRRLAKSDKVLGPRKDSWCEFHEAFGHHIDNCRSLGYQLDELVRTGFLKDYVTEPATIAALPSPAEEQAHETPVLGEVHTIAGGFSGGGPTASQRKKYARGVNSIEERISNDPWESDLVFTRADLRDVVSHDNDPVVISVDTAGRKVHRVLVDQGSSADVMFWSTFNKLRLSPDLLRPYTGCLYGFADNQVEV